The DNA region CCACTTTTAAAGACATCGCAAAAAGCAACGACATTACTCTACACGAAGGCGTGTACGCCAGTGTTGTAGGGCCTCAACTGGAAACCCGTGCCGAATACCGCATGCTAAAAATCATTGGCGCCGATGCCGTAGGTATGAGTACCGTTCCGGAAATTATTGTGGCCAACCATTTAAACTTAAGGGTAGCAGCCGTATCGGTTTTAACCGATGAATGCGACCCAGACAACCTGGAACCCGTTGACATAAAAGACATTATTTCCAGTGCAGAAAAAGCTGAGCCGCAAATGGTAACATTATTTAAAGCATTAATAGAAACACTTTGATAACAGGCATTCGACGGTATGCAGTAGGCGTCAAAAAAAGCGCTGGATACTGTGACTGGATACTGCCACTGAAGACTGAAAAACATGAGCTACCTAGAAACCACCCACAACGTTTACAAAGAAGCCGCACTAACCCCAGACGTTGGGCTGTGCTGTACCACCAACCCTATTTGGGAATTGCCCGGATTAAAAATTCCGAAAATCATGCAAGAAATGAACTATGGCTGCGGCTCAACGGTTCATGCCAGAGATTTATCGAACAATCCCAAAATGCTTTATGTGGGCGTGGGCGGCGGCATGGAATTGCTTCAGTTCGCTTATTTCAACCGAACAAAAAACGGTGTTGTTGGCATTGATGTGGTTGATGAAATGCTGGAAGCTTCCCGTAAGAATTTTGCTGAGGCCGAAGAACTTAATCCGTGGTTTAAAAGCGAGTTTGTCGATTTAAAAAAAGGCGATGCACTCAACCTTCCCGTTGAAGACAACAGCATCGACGTGGGTGCTCAAAACTGCCTATTCAATATTTTTAAAACCGATGACTTAAAAAAAGCTATTGCCGAAATGTACCGCGTTTTAAAACCACATGGCAAATTGGTAATGAGCGACCCCACTTGCGAACAGCCCATGAACGACACCCTTCGCAACGACGAAAGGCTACGTGCCCTGTGTTTAAGTGGCAGTTTACCCATTGCCGATTATGTAAAAATGCTCACCGATGCAGGTTTTGGCACTATTGAAATCCGTGCCCGTAAGCCCTATCGTATTCTCGACCCAAAACACTACCCAACAGACGAGTTGATTTATATCGAATCCATTGAAGTGGCCGCCATAAAAGACCCTATGCCTGAAGATGGACCTTGTGTTTTCACGGGAAAAGCGGCGATTTACTTTGGCACCGAAGATTATTTTGATGACAAAAAAGGACACGTTTTACTGAAAAACCAACCCTTAGCGGTGTGCGACAAAACCGCCGGGGCTTTAGCGGCGTTAAACAGAGACGATATTTTTATTAGTGAATCTACCTTCCATTATGATGGTGGTGGGTGTTGCTAAACTTTAAACCATGCCTAGCTCCAAAAAAACATTAGCTTTAATTGTTTTAGCTCAGTTTTGCTGCACTTCGCTTTGGTTTGCTAGCAATGGTGTGATAAAAAATGTGATTTCAGAATTTAACCTGAACGAAAACGCCTTAGGTCATTTAACCTCGGCCATACAGTTTGGGTTTATTGTGGGCACATTAATATTTGCCGTATTTACTATTTCCGATAGGTTTTCGCCCTCAAAAGTATTTTTTGGTTCGGCCATTCTTGGCGCCCTATTCAACTTAGGCATATGTTGGCCAGAAAACAGCTTGATAAGCCTAATAATATTTCGTTTTTTAACGGGCTTTTTCTTGGCAGGAATTTACCCTGTAGGAATGAAAATTGCAGCCGATTATTTTGAAAAAGGCCTCGGAAAATCGCTCAGTTTTTTAGTCGGCGCCCTCGTTTTAGGCACTGCATTTCCGCATCTATTAAGTCAGTTTACAAATCCTAATATCTGGTACGCCGTTATTTTAGGTACTTCTGTACTATCAATTGTTGGAGGCACTTTAATCTTCACTTTGGTCCCCGATGGCCCAAATAGATTACCTAGCAAAACCCTTGATTTGACTTCCTTTGTTTCCATTTTTAGAAACAAACCATTCCGTTCAGCGGCCTTTGGTTACTTTGGGCACATGTGGGAACTTTATACCTTTTGGGCTTTTGTTCCGTTGGTTTTAAAATTTTACAACTCTCAATTCAAAAATGACTTAGACGTTTCGTTTTGGGCGTTTTTTATAATAGGCATTGGCAGTTTAGGCTGTGTTTTGGGCGGATTTCTGTCTGAAAAATTCAACGCTAAAATCATCAGCATTACGGCACTTTCACTTTCGGGGTTCTGTTGTTTGGTTTCGCCTTTTATATTTTCAGCGGCATCAAACACTTTACTTATTGCTGTCTTATTATTTTGGGGTGTCGCTGTTATTATAGATTCACCGCTGCTTTCCACATTAATTGCGCAAAACGCATCTCCAGACAAAAAAGGCACCGCGCTTACCATCGTAAACTGCATGGGCTATTGCATTACCATAGTAAGCATTCAACTAACCACTGTTTTTCTTGAATCCTATACCTTCATTTATATATTCAGCATTTTGGCCATTGGCCCCGTTTTTGGAGTAGTTTCATTGGTAAAAAACAAAGCCTTAAAAGGCTAATGAGCACTATGGAAAGGTATATTGAAATTATTTTGAACGCTTACAAAGGATACTGGAATTATCTAAAAAACGAGATATTCTTCCCAAACCATTGGGACAATTATTTTTATGGGTTAATTATCATTTCATTAGCCGTTTGGCTCTTGGAAATCATCTTTCCGTGGCGGAAGAAACAAGCCATCTTCAGAAAGGATTTTTGGCTCGATACCTTTTACATGTTTTTCAATTTCTTTTTACTGAACCTTATTGTCCTCATAGCCTTATCGAACACGGCCGAACATATGTTTAATGATATTTTAGGTGTTTTTGGATTGAGCATTTCCAACGTTCAACTTTTTGATGTGGATACACTACCCAAATGGCTGGGGTTGCTCATTTTCTTTTTAGTTTCCGATTTTGTTCAATGGAATACCCACCGCCTTTTACACCGCGTGCCTTTCTTATGGGAATTTCATAAAGTGCATCATTCGGTGAAACAAATGGGCTTTGCAGCACATTTACGCTACCATTGGATGGAACCCGTGGTTTACAAATCGGCACTTTATATTCCCATTGCCCTCATCGGCGGTTTTGATGCGCAAGATGTCGCAATAGTCCACTTTTTTGCCATTACCATTGGCCATCTAAACCACGCTAATTTAGGTTGGGATTACGGCATTTTTAAATACATTTTCAACAACCCGAAAATGCACATTTGGCACCACGCTAAAGCTTTGCCCGAACATGTTAGGTATGGTGTAAATTACGGACTAACCTTGAGTATTTGGGATTACCTCTTTAAAACCGACTATTTGCCGTATAGCGGAAAAGACATTGAATTGGGCTTTGAAGGCGACCATAATTTCCCAAAAAAATTTATGGAACAAGAGTTGTTTCCATTCACAAAAAAACAATGATTAAAAGATTACTGATTGGCTTTGCAATTTCTTTTGGGTTATTTGCCCAAGCACAACATTTTGACCACAGTAAATTTTCAGAACTCTTACAAGCCCATGTTTCGGAAGGTGGAAACGTAAACTACAGTACCATAAAAGCTAACCCCAATGTTTTAAACCAATATTTAGCTGAATTTTCAAAAGCGCATCCTACGGAATCGTGGCCTAAAAACGAAACCTTAGCCTATTGGATTAACGCTTACAATGCCTTTACCATCAAATTGATTATTGACAATTACCCCATAAAAAGCATTAAAGACCTTAAACATCCGTGGGACCAAAAATTTATTCCCATTAACGGAAAGTTACTTTCGCTCAACCATATTGAACATGACATTTTACGTAAAATGGGCGAACCTCGCATCCATTTTGCTATTGTTTGCGCCTCGCACTCTTGTCCGAAACTACAAAATGAAGCTTTTGTTCCTTCCCGCTTAGATAATCAGCTCACCCATGCGACTAAAACATTTTTAAACGACCCTGAAAAGAATGTCATCTCTAAAAATCTCATAGAACTTTCAAAAATCTTTAAATGGTTTAAAAAGGATTTTGAAGAAAACGGCTCTTTAATTGAATTTATAAGCCCATACACTGAAACTACTATTTCAAAAGCTGCAAAAATTAAATACAAAGACTACAATTGGACTTTAAA from Tamlana crocina includes:
- the arsM gene encoding arsenosugar biosynthesis arsenite methyltransferase ArsM encodes the protein MSYLETTHNVYKEAALTPDVGLCCTTNPIWELPGLKIPKIMQEMNYGCGSTVHARDLSNNPKMLYVGVGGGMELLQFAYFNRTKNGVVGIDVVDEMLEASRKNFAEAEELNPWFKSEFVDLKKGDALNLPVEDNSIDVGAQNCLFNIFKTDDLKKAIAEMYRVLKPHGKLVMSDPTCEQPMNDTLRNDERLRALCLSGSLPIADYVKMLTDAGFGTIEIRARKPYRILDPKHYPTDELIYIESIEVAAIKDPMPEDGPCVFTGKAAIYFGTEDYFDDKKGHVLLKNQPLAVCDKTAGALAALNRDDIFISESTFHYDGGGCC
- a CDS encoding DUF547 domain-containing protein gives rise to the protein MIKRLLIGFAISFGLFAQAQHFDHSKFSELLQAHVSEGGNVNYSTIKANPNVLNQYLAEFSKAHPTESWPKNETLAYWINAYNAFTIKLIIDNYPIKSIKDLKHPWDQKFIPINGKLLSLNHIEHDILRKMGEPRIHFAIVCASHSCPKLQNEAFVPSRLDNQLTHATKTFLNDPEKNVISKNLIELSKIFKWFKKDFEENGSLIEFISPYTETTISKAAKIKYKDYNWTLNE
- a CDS encoding MFS transporter, which produces MPSSKKTLALIVLAQFCCTSLWFASNGVIKNVISEFNLNENALGHLTSAIQFGFIVGTLIFAVFTISDRFSPSKVFFGSAILGALFNLGICWPENSLISLIIFRFLTGFFLAGIYPVGMKIAADYFEKGLGKSLSFLVGALVLGTAFPHLLSQFTNPNIWYAVILGTSVLSIVGGTLIFTLVPDGPNRLPSKTLDLTSFVSIFRNKPFRSAAFGYFGHMWELYTFWAFVPLVLKFYNSQFKNDLDVSFWAFFIIGIGSLGCVLGGFLSEKFNAKIISITALSLSGFCCLVSPFIFSAASNTLLIAVLLFWGVAVIIDSPLLSTLIAQNASPDKKGTALTIVNCMGYCITIVSIQLTTVFLESYTFIYIFSILAIGPVFGVVSLVKNKALKG
- a CDS encoding sterol desaturase family protein; translated protein: MERYIEIILNAYKGYWNYLKNEIFFPNHWDNYFYGLIIISLAVWLLEIIFPWRKKQAIFRKDFWLDTFYMFFNFFLLNLIVLIALSNTAEHMFNDILGVFGLSISNVQLFDVDTLPKWLGLLIFFLVSDFVQWNTHRLLHRVPFLWEFHKVHHSVKQMGFAAHLRYHWMEPVVYKSALYIPIALIGGFDAQDVAIVHFFAITIGHLNHANLGWDYGIFKYIFNNPKMHIWHHAKALPEHVRYGVNYGLTLSIWDYLFKTDYLPYSGKDIELGFEGDHNFPKKFMEQELFPFTKKQ